A genomic window from Desulfatibacillum aliphaticivorans DSM 15576 includes:
- a CDS encoding IS110 family transposase, translated as MNKVLYVGMDVHKESIVAATAEGASGEVDMFGTWSNNTAVVDKMLRKLSSQGRDLRFVYEAGPCGYWLARYIRSKGFPCMVAAPSLIPKKSGDRIKTDSRDARNLARLHRSGDLTEVHVPSEINESMRDMVRCREDAVDDAKRVKQRLKAFLLRHGYVYPMKTRWSGAYAQWVRDLNMGDGYLETTKIEYLETAIERQRRVEQIEEAIQTHAAQWESAHLVEIYRGFKGVSDRIAVMLAAELGDMKRFRKPRDLWAYMGLTPSEHSSGKKVQRG; from the coding sequence ATGAACAAGGTACTGTATGTCGGAATGGATGTCCACAAAGAAAGCATCGTCGCAGCAACGGCGGAAGGGGCAAGCGGAGAGGTTGACATGTTTGGAACATGGTCTAACAACACGGCGGTGGTGGATAAAATGCTGCGTAAGCTGTCTTCCCAAGGGAGAGATCTTCGGTTCGTGTATGAGGCGGGGCCATGCGGATACTGGCTGGCCCGTTACATCCGGTCCAAAGGATTTCCCTGCATGGTAGCGGCGCCGTCCCTGATTCCCAAAAAGTCCGGAGATCGTATTAAGACGGACTCTCGGGACGCCCGGAATCTGGCCAGGCTGCATCGTTCCGGAGATTTGACGGAGGTGCACGTCCCTTCCGAAATAAACGAGTCCATGCGGGACATGGTGCGTTGCCGGGAAGACGCGGTGGATGATGCCAAGCGCGTCAAGCAACGGCTCAAGGCTTTCCTGCTCCGCCATGGATATGTTTATCCCATGAAGACGCGGTGGTCCGGGGCCTACGCGCAATGGGTCCGGGATCTGAACATGGGGGACGGCTATCTTGAGACGACCAAGATAGAGTATTTGGAGACAGCTATTGAGCGCCAGAGGAGAGTGGAGCAAATCGAAGAGGCGATTCAAACCCATGCCGCCCAATGGGAGTCGGCCCATCTTGTGGAGATATACCGGGGTTTTAAAGGCGTATCGGATCGGATAGCGGTGATGCTGGCGGCGGAGTTGGGGGATATGAAGCGTTTTCGAAAGCCCCGGGATCTGTGGGCTTATATGGGACTGACGCCGTCGGAGCATTCCAGCGGCAAAAAGGTGCAACGGGGA